One part of the Ancylomarina subtilis genome encodes these proteins:
- the mce gene encoding methylmalonyl-CoA epimerase, which produces MKPTHIEHIGIAVKSLEEAIPFYEKVLGLECYAIEEVVDQKVKTAFFKVGDVKIELLESTDPEGPIGKFVEKTGGGMHHLAFAVEDVQEALNDAAEAGCQLIDKTPRGGAEGLKIGFLHPKSTQRVLTELCGNK; this is translated from the coding sequence ATGAAACCGACACATATTGAGCACATCGGAATTGCTGTTAAAAGCTTAGAAGAAGCTATTCCTTTTTACGAGAAAGTATTAGGATTAGAGTGTTATGCTATTGAAGAAGTAGTTGATCAGAAAGTAAAAACTGCATTTTTCAAAGTAGGAGATGTAAAAATCGAATTGCTTGAGTCTACTGATCCGGAAGGACCTATTGGGAAATTTGTAGAGAAGACTGGTGGCGGAATGCATCACTTGGCATTTGCTGTAGAAGATGTTCAGGAAGCTTTAAATGATGCAGCAGAAGCAGGATGTCAACTGATTGATAAGACACCACGAGGTGGAGCTGAAGGTTTAAAGATTGGTTTCTTACATCCTAAGTCAACTCAGAGAGTTTTGACTGAACTTTGTGGAAATAAATAA
- a CDS encoding acyl-CoA carboxylase subunit beta, whose amino-acid sequence MASQDKIKKLIDLRAEAKLGGGVKRIESQHKKGKYTARERIDMLLDEGSFEEFDMFVTHRCTNFGMEKTKFLGDGVVTGQGTVDGRLVFVFSQDFTVFGGSLSETFAQKICKVMDMAMKVGAPCVGLNDSGGARIQEGVTALAGYAEIFQRNIMASGVIPQISAIFGPCAGGAVYSPALTDFIMMTEEKSYMFVTGPKVVKTVTGEDITTEALGGAHMHASKSGVSHFKLEDEEEGIMIIRKLLSFMPSNNLEEPPLADCTDPIDRLEDVLNEIIPENPNMPYDMKDVIYSIVDDSEFLEVHRHYAKNILVGFSRMGGMPVGIVANQPNFLAGVLDIESSRKAARFIRFCDCFNIPILTLVDVPGFLPGSGQEFGGIITHGAKLMFAYGEATVPKVTITLRKSYGGAHDVMSCKQLRGDLNYAWPSAEIAVMGAKGAIEVLHGRKMMELSDDEKVKFINEQEIEYNEKFANPYNAASYGYIDDVIEPRNTRFRVIRAFQSLQTKKQSNPPKKHSNIPL is encoded by the coding sequence ATGGCTAGTCAGGATAAAATTAAAAAGTTAATTGACTTAAGAGCTGAAGCTAAACTTGGCGGAGGTGTGAAGCGTATCGAGTCTCAGCACAAGAAAGGCAAGTATACTGCTCGTGAAAGAATCGACATGCTTTTGGATGAAGGCAGTTTCGAGGAATTCGATATGTTTGTAACGCATCGTTGTACCAACTTTGGTATGGAGAAAACTAAATTCTTAGGCGATGGTGTTGTTACAGGTCAAGGAACTGTAGATGGACGTTTAGTTTTTGTATTTTCTCAGGATTTCACAGTATTTGGTGGTTCTTTATCTGAAACTTTTGCACAAAAGATTTGCAAGGTGATGGATATGGCAATGAAAGTTGGTGCACCTTGTGTTGGTTTGAATGATTCAGGAGGAGCTCGTATTCAGGAGGGGGTAACTGCTCTTGCTGGTTATGCTGAGATTTTCCAGAGAAACATTATGGCGTCTGGTGTTATTCCTCAGATTTCTGCAATTTTTGGTCCTTGTGCTGGTGGAGCCGTTTATTCTCCTGCATTAACTGACTTTATCATGATGACTGAAGAAAAGTCATACATGTTTGTGACTGGTCCTAAGGTTGTTAAAACCGTGACTGGTGAGGATATTACAACTGAGGCTTTGGGTGGTGCTCATATGCATGCTTCTAAATCAGGAGTTTCTCACTTTAAGTTGGAAGACGAAGAAGAAGGTATCATGATTATTCGTAAGCTGTTATCTTTCATGCCATCTAATAATCTTGAAGAGCCACCATTGGCTGACTGTACAGATCCTATCGATAGATTAGAGGATGTGTTGAATGAGATTATTCCTGAGAATCCTAACATGCCTTATGATATGAAGGATGTTATTTATTCTATTGTTGATGATTCTGAATTCCTTGAAGTTCACCGTCACTATGCAAAGAATATTCTTGTTGGTTTCTCAAGAATGGGTGGTATGCCTGTAGGTATTGTTGCCAATCAGCCTAATTTCCTTGCTGGTGTTCTTGATATTGAGTCTTCAAGAAAAGCAGCTCGTTTTATCCGCTTCTGTGACTGTTTCAATATTCCTATTTTGACTTTGGTTGATGTTCCAGGATTCCTTCCAGGATCAGGTCAGGAGTTTGGTGGTATCATTACTCACGGTGCGAAACTAATGTTTGCTTATGGTGAGGCTACTGTTCCTAAGGTGACTATCACTCTACGTAAATCATACGGTGGTGCTCACGATGTAATGTCTTGTAAGCAATTACGTGGTGACCTTAATTACGCTTGGCCATCAGCTGAGATTGCAGTAATGGGAGCTAAGGGTGCTATTGAGGTACTACATGGTAGAAAAATGATGGAACTTAGCGATGACGAAAAAGTTAAATTCATCAACGAACAAGAGATTGAGTATAACGAGAAATTTGCAAACCCATACAATGCCGCTTCATACGGTTATATTGATGATGTAATTGAACCTCGTAATACGCGTTTTAGAGTGATTCGTGCATTCCAGTCGTTACAGACTAAGAAGCAGAGCAATCCTCCTAAGAAGCATTCAAACATTCCATTGTAA
- a CDS encoding OadG family protein: MSYINLLSIGSQGGWTVALVGYGIVFVALVALVIVFVNLPKLLQINLRSKLKKQGKTTSESEDLSIEGSVNAAIAMALYMHFDQIHDEESNIITIKKVTKNYSPWSSKIYGVMNQPR, encoded by the coding sequence ATGAGTTATATCAATTTATTATCGATTGGAAGTCAGGGGGGATGGACAGTTGCTTTGGTTGGGTACGGCATCGTATTTGTCGCATTGGTAGCCTTAGTTATTGTTTTTGTAAACCTGCCTAAGCTTTTGCAAATCAATCTTAGATCAAAGCTTAAAAAGCAAGGTAAGACAACTTCGGAATCAGAGGATTTAAGTATCGAAGGAAGTGTAAATGCAGCTATTGCTATGGCTCTTTATATGCATTTCGATCAAATCCACGATGAGGAAAGCAACATTATTACCATTAAAAAAGTTACTAAGAATTATTCTCCATGGAGTTCTAAGATTTATGGAGTAATGAATCAACCAAGATAA
- a CDS encoding biotin/lipoyl-containing protein produces MKKFKFTIRGQEFDVDIKEIEGKNAQIEVNGTVYDVEIEAKEKASKTPQLIRKPVVNKPGEGQIKKSSGGVSVKAPLPGTIIKVGVAVGDSINAGDTLLVMEAMKMENNVLAEKAGTVKSIKVNVGDSVLQDDVLIELA; encoded by the coding sequence ATGAAAAAGTTCAAATTTACAATACGCGGACAAGAATTCGATGTTGATATCAAAGAGATCGAAGGTAAAAACGCTCAAATTGAAGTAAACGGTACTGTTTACGATGTTGAGATTGAAGCTAAAGAGAAAGCAAGTAAAACACCTCAGTTGATTCGTAAACCTGTTGTTAATAAGCCAGGTGAAGGTCAAATTAAGAAATCATCAGGTGGTGTAAGTGTAAAAGCACCTCTTCCAGGTACTATTATTAAAGTTGGTGTTGCTGTTGGTGACTCAATTAATGCAGGTGATACTTTACTTGTAATGGAAGCCATGAAAATGGAAAATAACGTATTGGCTGAGAAAGCTGGTACAGTTAAATCTATTAAGGTAAATGTAGGTGATAGTGTCCTTCAGGATGATGTCCTTATTGAGTTAGCGTAA